The following proteins are co-located in the Desulfatitalea tepidiphila genome:
- a CDS encoding OmpA family protein — MQKRGWGWMVLAMVLAVAVAGCATQALSPPPQFTPEPIQKGMWTQKVEHLAFVLDGSSSMLEGYNGVEKFALARSVVANFNQGMPDLKVQTLVRSFGHDPGVSPASTMALFGPADYSRDGVASGLKRAAKAGGPSPMYKALQQVGADFKGAEGDVALVVVSDGEEMGDAPLAVANGLKAQFKDRLCIYTVLVGNDPAGAALMGKLAAVSGCGRAIKAGDVATGGQMAGFVKEVLLGEVKDSDGDGVPDASDRCPGTPRNVAVDSQGCPKDTDGDGVYDYLDRCPNTGAGVKVDQYGCPVPTATKSAIVTAAGTWIFKGIQFDNNSAVLKASSYGVLDEIVQGMKDQPSLNVEIQGHTDISGAHAYNMSLSQRRADAVKAYLISKGISAERMTTRGYGPDRPVATNATAAGRAENRRVEFKPVY; from the coding sequence ATGCAGAAAAGAGGATGGGGATGGATGGTGTTGGCAATGGTGCTGGCGGTGGCCGTGGCGGGATGTGCGACCCAGGCGTTGTCGCCGCCGCCGCAATTTACCCCGGAGCCGATTCAAAAGGGGATGTGGACGCAGAAGGTGGAGCACCTGGCGTTTGTGCTGGATGGATCGTCGTCCATGCTGGAAGGGTACAACGGGGTGGAGAAATTCGCTCTGGCGCGCAGCGTGGTGGCCAATTTCAATCAGGGCATGCCGGACTTGAAGGTCCAGACGCTGGTGCGGTCCTTTGGTCACGATCCCGGTGTGTCGCCGGCCTCTACCATGGCGCTGTTCGGACCGGCCGATTATTCACGTGACGGGGTGGCTTCCGGTCTGAAGCGGGCGGCCAAGGCGGGCGGCCCGAGTCCCATGTACAAGGCCCTGCAGCAGGTGGGCGCCGATTTCAAGGGAGCTGAGGGCGATGTGGCGCTGGTGGTGGTGAGCGACGGCGAAGAGATGGGCGATGCGCCCCTGGCCGTGGCCAACGGATTGAAGGCGCAGTTCAAGGATCGGCTGTGCATCTACACGGTGCTGGTGGGCAACGATCCGGCCGGTGCGGCGCTGATGGGCAAGCTGGCTGCGGTGAGCGGCTGCGGCCGTGCGATCAAGGCGGGCGATGTGGCCACCGGCGGCCAGATGGCCGGTTTTGTGAAAGAGGTGTTGCTGGGCGAGGTCAAGGACAGCGACGGGGACGGGGTGCCGGATGCGAGCGACCGCTGCCCGGGAACGCCGCGCAACGTGGCTGTGGACAGCCAGGGGTGTCCGAAGGATACCGATGGCGACGGGGTGTACGACTACCTGGATCGCTGCCCGAACACGGGTGCGGGTGTGAAGGTCGATCAGTACGGTTGTCCGGTGCCCACGGCGACCAAGAGCGCGATCGTGACGGCGGCCGGGACCTGGATTTTCAAGGGGATCCAGTTCGATAACAACAGCGCGGTGCTCAAGGCCTCGTCCTACGGGGTGCTCGATGAGATCGTGCAGGGGATGAAGGATCAGCCCAGCCTGAATGTGGAGATCCAGGGCCACACGGACATTTCAGGTGCGCATGCCTACAACATGAGCCTGTCCCAGCGTCGTGCCGATGCGGTCAAGGCGTATCTGATCTCCAAGGGGATTTCCGCCGAGCGCATGACGACCAGGGGCTACGGTCCCGACCGGCCGGTTGCGACCAATGCCACGGCCGCGGGCCGCGCCGAAAACCGGCGGGTGGAGTTCAAACCGGTGTACTAA
- a CDS encoding tellurite resistance TerB family protein, which yields MGIGDLLGALMQSGMAPSSHQRLKNAMGGGGGLLDSLGGMLGGKAGGGGGLGDLLSGAIGGGGGGGGGLGGMLGDVLNQAGKAAGGKNNLALGGLGALAGALLGGGGKSMKGALGGGVMALLGAMAFKALKGSGQGGERVPLGLLEPQTESDRRELETQSELVLKAMINAAKADGRIDEDEIQRIVGKLQEAGAGAEEQRYVLTQMQKPMETDELILAGRRRPELAVEIFAASLMAIEVDTPAERAYMAELASGLGLAPDVIKKVEQMVGL from the coding sequence ATGGGAATCGGCGACCTCTTAGGAGCGTTGATGCAATCCGGAATGGCGCCTTCGTCCCATCAGCGGCTGAAGAACGCCATGGGCGGCGGCGGTGGGCTTCTTGATAGCCTGGGCGGCATGCTTGGCGGAAAAGCCGGCGGAGGCGGAGGACTCGGGGATCTCCTTTCCGGCGCAATAGGCGGTGGTGGTGGCGGCGGTGGCGGGTTGGGCGGTATGCTTGGAGATGTATTGAACCAGGCTGGGAAAGCTGCGGGCGGTAAAAACAACTTGGCCCTCGGTGGTCTGGGCGCCCTGGCCGGCGCCTTGCTCGGCGGCGGCGGGAAATCCATGAAGGGCGCCTTAGGAGGAGGCGTGATGGCGCTCTTGGGTGCCATGGCATTTAAGGCCCTCAAAGGCAGTGGCCAAGGCGGGGAACGAGTTCCCCTGGGACTTCTCGAACCTCAAACCGAGTCCGACCGGCGTGAGTTGGAAACCCAATCGGAGTTGGTGTTGAAGGCGATGATCAACGCCGCCAAGGCGGACGGCCGGATCGATGAGGATGAGATTCAGCGGATCGTGGGAAAGTTGCAGGAAGCAGGCGCGGGGGCGGAGGAACAACGCTACGTATTGACGCAAATGCAAAAACCCATGGAAACAGATGAACTGATCCTGGCGGGCAGGCGTCGGCCGGAACTGGCGGTTGAAATTTTCGCCGCATCGCTCATGGCGATCGAGGTGGATACGCCGGCCGAGAGGGCCTACATGGCGGAGCTTGCATCCGGTTTGGGCTTGGCCCCGGATGTGATCAAAAAAGTAGAGCAAATGGTGGGGCTGTAA
- a CDS encoding mechanosensitive ion channel domain-containing protein: MEWSSILERVYGLLTVYGIKVIGAIAIFIVGRWVAKAVTRFMERLMIKRKVDGTLVSFVSHLSYVALLAFIIIAALNQLGIQTASFIAVLGAAGLAIGLALQGSLSNFAAGVLMIIFRPFRVGDYIEGAGTAGTVEAIQIFTTQLKSPDNKTIIIPNSKISGDNIVNYSTKGTRRLDLVFGIGYSDDIDKARQLIMDLVLQDQRIFKDPAPQVVVSELADSSVNLTFRGWSSLDDYWGVYFDMIETVKKTFDANDITIPFPQRDVHVYEHSED, from the coding sequence ATGGAATGGTCCAGTATTCTTGAGAGAGTGTATGGGCTCCTAACCGTTTACGGCATCAAAGTAATCGGCGCCATCGCCATATTCATCGTCGGGCGATGGGTGGCCAAGGCCGTTACCCGGTTCATGGAACGGCTGATGATAAAAAGAAAGGTGGATGGCACCCTGGTATCTTTTGTCAGCCATTTGTCCTATGTCGCACTGCTCGCTTTCATCATCATCGCAGCCCTCAACCAGTTGGGAATCCAGACCGCCTCTTTTATCGCCGTATTGGGTGCCGCCGGTCTTGCCATCGGTTTGGCCTTACAGGGATCTCTATCCAATTTCGCGGCCGGCGTATTGATGATTATTTTCAGACCATTCCGGGTCGGAGACTACATCGAAGGCGCGGGTACGGCCGGGACTGTGGAGGCGATTCAGATTTTTACCACGCAGCTTAAAAGTCCGGACAACAAAACCATCATCATTCCCAATTCAAAAATTTCCGGCGACAATATCGTGAACTACTCTACCAAGGGAACACGACGATTGGACCTGGTATTCGGCATCGGATATTCGGATGACATCGACAAGGCCCGCCAACTCATCATGGATCTCGTTCTTCAGGATCAACGGATTTTCAAAGATCCCGCGCCGCAAGTGGTGGTATCCGAGTTGGCGGACAGCAGCGTGAATCTGACGTTTCGCGGATGGTCATCCCTTGACGATTACTGGGGCGTTTACTTCGACATGATCGAAACGGTGAAGAAAACGTTCGATGCCAATGATATCACCATTCCGTTCCCCCAACGGGACGTTCATGTGTATGAGCACAGCGAAGATTGA
- the mscL gene encoding large conductance mechanosensitive channel protein MscL — MFKEFKEFAMRGNVVDMAVGIIIGAAFGTIVKSLVDDVIMPPIGLLLGSVDFSDLFVTLKEGATAGPYLTLAAAKEAGAVTLSYGAFLNTIVSFLIVAFSVFLLVKGMNSLKRKEEAPAAAPTTKECPYCYSTIPIKATKCPQCTSTL; from the coding sequence ATGTTCAAGGAATTCAAGGAATTTGCAATGCGGGGCAACGTCGTGGACATGGCCGTGGGCATTATTATCGGCGCCGCTTTCGGGACCATCGTCAAGTCCCTCGTGGATGATGTGATCATGCCGCCCATCGGTTTGCTCCTGGGCAGTGTCGACTTTTCCGATCTGTTTGTCACGCTTAAAGAAGGCGCTACCGCAGGACCCTATCTTACGCTTGCGGCAGCCAAGGAGGCCGGTGCCGTTACATTGAGCTATGGTGCTTTTTTAAATACTATCGTCAGTTTTTTGATTGTCGCCTTTTCGGTGTTTCTGCTGGTCAAAGGCATGAATTCGCTGAAGCGCAAGGAAGAAGCGCCGGCCGCCGCGCCCACGACCAAAGAGTGTCCTTACTGTTACTCTACGATACCGATCAAGGCGACCAAATGCCCCCAATGCACTTCCACTCTTTAG
- a CDS encoding DUF481 domain-containing protein has protein sequence MRKTIILLVCLCALGLWEHAYAEEQNKAEENPFSNETSISLVNTTGNTDTLSLAGKNEMKYKFSDKWAASWIIGAIYNEADDETETERYFTTLRGDYSITDRWYAYGLGSWLRDTYAGFDHRIGIGPGLGYRFLIGPTFFMHVEGGLNYSYEDYTASDVDSEEFAEGRLFAQFDWQFAEKTKFSQGVEYLQNLEDGNAWKLNSETALITSLTDILALKISYSVFYNHDPQPTDLSKTDTIFATSVVVAF, from the coding sequence ATGCGGAAAACGATAATTCTTTTAGTGTGTCTGTGTGCCCTTGGTCTTTGGGAACATGCCTATGCCGAAGAGCAAAACAAGGCAGAAGAAAATCCCTTTTCAAACGAGACCAGTATATCGTTGGTCAATACCACCGGTAACACGGACACGCTGAGTCTGGCCGGTAAAAATGAAATGAAATACAAGTTCAGTGACAAGTGGGCGGCATCATGGATAATCGGGGCAATATACAATGAGGCCGACGACGAAACGGAGACCGAAAGATATTTCACGACGCTCAGGGGAGACTATTCCATCACGGATCGGTGGTATGCCTATGGGCTTGGAAGCTGGCTTCGCGATACCTATGCCGGATTTGACCACCGCATCGGCATTGGCCCTGGGCTGGGATACAGGTTTTTAATCGGTCCGACCTTTTTTATGCACGTCGAGGGCGGCTTGAACTACAGCTATGAGGATTACACGGCTTCCGATGTGGATTCTGAAGAGTTTGCCGAGGGGCGTTTATTCGCTCAATTCGATTGGCAATTTGCCGAAAAGACCAAATTTTCACAAGGCGTCGAGTACCTGCAGAATCTGGAGGATGGCAACGCCTGGAAATTGAACTCCGAAACGGCCTTAATCACGTCGCTGACAGATATTCTGGCGTTGAAAATTTCTTATTCGGTTTTTTATAACCACGACCCGCAACCCACTGATTTGAGCAAAACCGACACCATTTTTGCGACATCGGTGGTTGTTGCCTTTTAA
- the lysM gene encoding peptidoglycan-binding protein LysM, whose product MGLFDFVKEIGNKLFNRDAEAAEKIKQHIEAANPGISGLTVEFNDGVVALSGQAASAEAMEKAVLLAGNVKGVSDVKVDGLQAPPAKEKVEYYIIKKGDTLSAIAKQFYGKANDYPKIFEANREVIKDANLIYPGQKIRIPLG is encoded by the coding sequence ATGGGATTATTTGATTTTGTAAAAGAGATCGGAAACAAATTGTTTAACCGTGACGCGGAAGCCGCTGAAAAAATCAAGCAACACATCGAGGCGGCGAACCCCGGGATTTCAGGTTTGACGGTGGAGTTCAATGATGGCGTCGTCGCCCTTTCAGGTCAAGCGGCCAGTGCGGAAGCCATGGAAAAGGCCGTACTGCTGGCAGGCAATGTGAAAGGGGTGTCGGATGTCAAGGTCGACGGACTGCAAGCCCCGCCGGCCAAGGAAAAGGTGGAGTACTACATCATTAAAAAGGGAGATACCTTGTCTGCCATTGCCAAGCAATTTTACGGGAAGGCCAATGACTATCCCAAGATTTTTGAGGCCAATCGGGAAGTGATCAAGGATGCGAACCTCATTTATCCGGGTCAAAAAATTCGCATTCCTTTAGGCTGA
- a CDS encoding putative quinol monooxygenase gives MVRMTVVARVRPEKRGELLDAMRSLQRDRLLERGICASRVYECKEDTTHLVLIDEWEKEENLRSYTDKEGFRVLLGALRTLCAEADVKYDAINDRGDGLRLYGFDGFTDNKQTN, from the coding sequence ATGGTACGGATGACAGTCGTTGCGAGAGTGCGGCCAGAAAAGCGGGGTGAACTGCTGGACGCGATGCGTTCCCTGCAAAGGGACAGGCTCTTGGAACGAGGCATCTGCGCATCGCGTGTCTATGAGTGCAAGGAAGATACGACCCATTTGGTCCTCATTGATGAATGGGAAAAAGAAGAGAACCTGCGAAGCTATACCGACAAAGAGGGATTCAGGGTCCTGCTCGGAGCCCTCAGGACGCTGTGTGCCGAGGCGGATGTCAAGTATGACGCGATTAACGATCGTGGAGACGGGTTAAGGCTCTACGGCTTCGATGGATTCACCGACAACAAGCAGACGAACTAA
- a CDS encoding PaaI family thioesterase: MVSENVQVTGPHHFQMTAWISCAPFERLLSMEIVEAASGRALLRMPFLINYAQGAGLMHGGALVSLADTAVVMAIKSLIAPESHFATIEMDAKFLLPVKQGVVTAKATVTRGEGRLFNGDATVYDEEGRAVMTFRSTFKIARDTIIQAVVFGKGGPRMGTPTR; encoded by the coding sequence ATGGTTTCAGAAAATGTGCAGGTGACCGGGCCGCACCACTTTCAGATGACCGCGTGGATCAGCTGTGCACCTTTCGAGCGACTGCTCAGCATGGAGATCGTAGAGGCCGCCAGCGGCCGTGCGTTGCTGCGGATGCCCTTTTTGATCAACTATGCCCAGGGCGCAGGCCTGATGCACGGGGGGGCCTTGGTGAGCCTTGCGGACACCGCGGTGGTGATGGCCATAAAGAGCCTCATCGCCCCGGAGTCCCACTTTGCGACCATTGAGATGGATGCCAAATTTTTGCTGCCCGTGAAACAGGGGGTTGTGACTGCAAAGGCGACTGTCACCCGTGGTGAGGGCCGCTTGTTCAACGGGGATGCGACGGTTTATGACGAAGAGGGCCGGGCCGTCATGACGTTTCGCTCGACTTTTAAAATTGCCCGCGATACCATAATCCAGGCCGTGGTTTTTGGGAAAGGTGGGCCGCGGATGGGCACGCCAACCCGGTGA
- a CDS encoding pyridoxal-dependent decarboxylase encodes MVKDNPKQQLVANRETLERIFHRPENDQSRVVLTKYMEQILFGLHDFLREHVGITEEISLRLLASRFTSSDIARSPVKKLADVISEIIEEIAPHAVNVSSPYFVGHMTSAIPFFMVHLSTIVAALNQNPVKLETSKVVSVYERQVLAKVHRLLFGLDQEFYDTNVQKPESTLGSFVEDGTLANLTALWVARNRLFSPSSGHAGVEQEGLAAAMEARGIRRVRVLVSELCHYSIRKAAGVLGLGSQAVVPIPVDHSNRMDVQALRRVVEEMRRDTGTAVLAVIGIAGTTETGAVDPLHAIADLCREHRIHFHVDAAWGGPVLLSQRYAGLLEGIQRADSVTIDGHKQFYLPMSCGMVFFKDPEAMDAVAYHAAYINRPGSVDLGIRSLAGSRSATSLVLGSALDIMGSGGYALLIDHGIETARAFAEEIRRRPMFELVTAPELNILTYRIAPGQWRASSDIDEDKSLDMLNRINIRLQRLQREAGNSFVSRTTLRRFGQPDTVVLRAVIMNPRTTPEILRSILAEQENIYLERIAPSLPRP; translated from the coding sequence ATGGTTAAGGACAATCCGAAGCAGCAGCTGGTCGCCAATCGCGAGACACTGGAGCGCATATTTCATCGGCCTGAAAATGATCAATCCCGAGTGGTGCTCACCAAGTACATGGAACAAATCCTGTTCGGGCTGCACGACTTTCTACGCGAACACGTCGGGATCACGGAAGAGATCTCGCTCAGGTTGCTGGCCTCCCGCTTTACCTCATCGGACATCGCCCGAAGCCCGGTCAAAAAGCTGGCCGATGTGATTTCCGAGATCATCGAGGAGATCGCTCCCCACGCCGTCAATGTCTCTTCACCCTATTTTGTCGGCCACATGACATCGGCGATTCCGTTTTTCATGGTCCACCTGAGCACCATTGTTGCCGCCTTGAATCAGAACCCCGTCAAACTGGAGACTTCCAAAGTGGTGAGCGTCTACGAACGACAGGTTCTGGCCAAGGTTCATCGGTTGTTGTTTGGCTTGGACCAGGAATTTTACGACACCAATGTCCAGAAACCCGAAAGCACGCTCGGGTCGTTCGTCGAGGATGGGACCCTGGCCAACCTCACCGCCCTATGGGTGGCCCGAAACCGGTTGTTCTCACCCTCGTCGGGCCACGCCGGCGTCGAACAGGAGGGGTTGGCCGCAGCCATGGAGGCGCGCGGCATCCGGCGGGTCAGGGTGCTCGTTTCGGAACTCTGCCATTATTCGATACGCAAGGCGGCCGGCGTGCTGGGGTTGGGAAGCCAGGCCGTGGTGCCCATTCCCGTCGACCACAGCAACCGGATGGATGTCCAGGCATTGAGGCGGGTGGTAGAAGAGATGCGCCGCGACACGGGAACCGCTGTCCTGGCCGTCATCGGCATTGCCGGTACCACGGAAACGGGTGCCGTGGATCCACTCCACGCCATTGCGGACCTGTGCCGCGAACATCGCATCCATTTTCATGTGGATGCGGCCTGGGGCGGGCCTGTATTGCTTTCCCAGCGCTACGCCGGCCTGCTGGAGGGCATCCAGAGAGCCGATTCCGTGACCATCGACGGCCATAAGCAGTTTTATCTTCCCATGAGCTGTGGTATGGTGTTTTTTAAAGATCCGGAAGCCATGGATGCGGTGGCCTATCATGCGGCCTACATCAATCGTCCGGGTTCGGTGGATCTGGGCATCCGTTCCCTTGCAGGCTCTCGTTCCGCTACTTCGCTGGTTCTGGGCAGCGCCCTGGACATCATGGGGTCTGGAGGATATGCGCTTCTTATCGACCATGGCATCGAAACGGCGCGTGCGTTCGCCGAAGAGATTCGTCGGCGTCCCATGTTCGAGCTGGTCACGGCGCCCGAGCTCAATATTCTCACCTATCGTATCGCACCCGGGCAGTGGCGCGCATCATCCGATATAGATGAAGATAAATCGCTGGATATGCTGAACCGGATCAATATCCGGCTGCAGCGGTTGCAGCGGGAAGCGGGCAACAGTTTTGTGTCGCGTACCACCCTGAGGCGTTTCGGCCAGCCGGACACCGTCGTGCTTCGAGCAGTGATCATGAATCCACGCACGACACCGGAAATATTGCGGTCCATACTCGCCGAGCAAGAGAATATTTACCTGGAGCGAATTGCCCCTTCCCTGCCAAGACCATAG